The proteins below are encoded in one region of Dioscorea cayenensis subsp. rotundata cultivar TDr96_F1 chromosome 18, TDr96_F1_v2_PseudoChromosome.rev07_lg8_w22 25.fasta, whole genome shotgun sequence:
- the LOC120282857 gene encoding uncharacterized mitochondrial protein AtMg00810-like — MKETFEMSDLGIMSYFLGLEIMQRPDGIFVKQKNYVENLLHQLNMKQCKSMPTPMGVNDRQRDEDSELFNDLRLYRSLVGKLIYLTHTRPDICYAVNYLSRSMNSPSKDH; from the coding sequence ATGAAAGAGACATTTGAGATGTCAGATCTGGGAATCATGAGCTACTTTCTTGGCCTTGAGATAATGCAAAGGCCTGATGGGATCTTTGTCAAACAGAAGAACTACGTTGAAAATTTGTTACATCAATTGAATATGAAGCAATGCAAGTCAATGCCAACACCTATGGGAGTGAATGATAGACAAAGGGATGAAGATTCAGAGCTGTTCAATGATCTAAGATTGTACAGAAGCCTAGTGGGAAAGCTGATATATCTCACACATACCAGACCAGACATCTGCTATGCAGTGAATTATCTATCTAGATCTATGAATTCTCCTAGCAAGGATCACTAA
- the LOC120282859 gene encoding uncharacterized protein LOC120282859, which yields MNRAKRMLLDDPNYKKGFKFDHVWHIVRNFEKFKDNVITSRQINRKHGFDYVSSESENPTPESQAPESPGLSQFSLNLDDIGGGSPSERPIGQKKAKLKKKVNDEVAYSISRLKDDNSKIMEMLEKTNADRQMFLEMQNKNLAFQQMRYEDKILMRDLNSIADPNIRACIQAQQQEILQKRGHFQQPPPSGSNMFSDIFGNIGGSGDNMPDY from the coding sequence ATGAATCGAGCAAAGAGAATGCTTTTGGACGATCCTAACTATAAGAAAGGGTTCAAGTTTGATCATGTGTGGCACATTGTGAGGAATTTTGAGAAGTTTAAAGATAATGTTATTACATCTAGACAAATTAATCGAAAGCATGGATTTGACTATGTATCATCAGAATCTGAAAATCCCACTCCAGAATCGCAAGCACCAGAATCTCCTGGACTTTCTCAATTTTCTCTTAACTTAGATGATATTGGTGGTGGGTCACCTTCTGAACGCCCAATCGGACAAAAGAAAgccaaattgaagaaaaaagtgAATGACGAAGTAGCATATTCTATTAGTCGTTTAAAAGATGATAACTCCAAGATTATGGAGATGTTAGAGAAGACTAATGCAGATCGACAAATGTTCTTAGAAATGCAGAACAAAAATCTTGCTTTTCAACAAATGAGATAtgaggacaaaattttgatgCGAGACTTGAATTCTATAGCTGATCCAAATATTCgtgcttgtatacaagcacaacaacaagaaattttACAGAAAAGAGGACATTTTCAACAGCCACCCCCTTCTGGATCTAACATGTTTAGTGATATCTTTGGTAATATTGGTGGAAGTGGTGATAACATGCCAGATTATTAG